A stretch of the Papaver somniferum cultivar HN1 chromosome 6, ASM357369v1, whole genome shotgun sequence genome encodes the following:
- the LOC113290905 gene encoding glutamic acid-rich protein-like yields the protein MVSSSNDYSSSSSEEDSRTFATKVRTNKDHAKKVINSMPLDNMKSTRDELLERKSREEAIAECRENIHRIQRKTQEAEERLRSCLYGVASDSYAEEEVPVWELIELKSRSYPPHREIERHVKVDLQAERDEEDHWNAINGDLVEEEFSSPDSDSEKEYDEDDDDDESDDSDD from the coding sequence ATGGTGTCTTCCAGCAATGATTATTCTTCTAGCTCTTCTGAGGAGGATTCCAGGACCTTTGCGACTAAAGTGCGCACCAATAAGGATCATGCTAAGAAGGTGATAAATAGCATGCCTCTCGACAATATGAAATCTACTCGTGATGAGCTCTTGGAGAGGAAATCCAGGGAGGAGGCAATTGCTGAGTGTCGAGAGAACATACACAGAATTCAGCGGAAGACACAAGAAGCCGAGGAGAGACTCCGATCCTGTCTTTATGGTGTAGCCTCAGACTCATATGCTGAAGAAGAGGTACCTGTATGGGAGCTGATAGAACTCAAAAGTAGGTCGTATCCACCGCACAGAGAGATTGAGCGACATGTTAAGGTTGATCTTCAAGCTGAACGTGACGAAGAAGACCACTGGAATGCAATAAATGGTGATCTCGTCGAGGAAGAATTCTCTAGTCCGGACAGTGATTCTGAGAAAGagtatgatgaggatgatgatgatgacgaatcGGATGACTCTGACGATTAG
- the LOC113287938 gene encoding uncharacterized protein LOC113287938, with protein MAKGRKTGSNRHERFLGTFNYTNQNPGNGAIDGSELEEEDIWSMVDDIVDSDDQVIHVAENEWSYGEPPGNGGHGINSNNQRWFEKEDQLHHHHHQHHRQVGGLSLAFKDSGKAAVSPRIVHKFHRQDNMMAANNQRRHNHHHHHQMAASAPVNVPDWTKILRINSVESLHDSDEGLDDDDNSERVPPHEYVARGSRRNTMTTSVFEGVGRTLKGRDLSRVRDAVWSQTGFDG; from the coding sequence ATGGCGAAAGGTAGGAAAACTGGTTCAAACCGTCACGAACGCTTCCTTGGGACTTTCAACTACACAAACCAGAATCCAGGAAATGGTGCTATCGATGGGTCAGAACTCGAAGAAGAGGATATTTGGTCCATGGTTGATGATATTGTCGACAGTGACGATCAAGTTATACATGTCGCGGAGAACGAGTGGAGCTACGGTGAGCCACCAGGTAACGGTGGTCACGGGATAAATTCGAACAATCAAAGATGGTTTGAGAAAGAAGAtcagcttcatcatcatcatcatcagcaccaTAGACAAGTCGGTGGTTTATCATTAGCTTTTAAAGATTCAGGTAAGGCAGCAGTTTCCCCAAGAATTGTGCATAAGTTTCATCGCCAAGATAACATGATGGCTGCTAACAATCAACGCAggcataatcatcatcatcatcatcaaatggCTGCATCAGCACCGGTGAATGTACCAGATTGGACGAAAATATTACGCATTAACTCAGTCGAGTCATTGCATGACTCAGATGAGGGTTTAGACGACGATGATAACTCGGAACGAGTACCACCACATGAGTACGTTGCACGTGGTAGTCGTCGCAATACCATGACAACATCAGTGTTCGAAGGTGTAGGTCGTACCTTAAAAGGGAGGGATTTGAGCCGGGTCCGTGATGCCGTATGGAGTCAAACCGGGTTTGATGGCTGA